The following coding sequences lie in one Rhizobium rhododendri genomic window:
- the pstS gene encoding phosphate ABC transporter substrate-binding protein PstS, whose protein sequence is MLNLKIRTLCLSAGLVVTMTASAIAADITGAGSSFIAPVLSKWAEGYKAATNNSVNYQSVGSGAGIKQLLDKTIIFGASDKPMSDADLEKNGIAQFPMISGGIVVSYNVEGVKPGELILDGTTLADIFLGKIAKWDDAAIKALNPNVKLPSTAISVVYRADSSGTTFNFTDYLSKVSPDWKSKVGSNTAVEWPVGFGAKGSEGVSTTVNQTAGSISYVEYSYVVANHIGFAKMKNSAGKVIEPSLETFKAAASNADWAHAKNFNLILTNQPGENSWPIAASTWVMLYKKPADPAANAEALKFFKWAYEKGQKSATDMSYLAVPESVAKVVEESWKKDFGTK, encoded by the coding sequence ATGTTGAATTTGAAAATCCGCACCCTCTGCCTGAGCGCAGGCCTGGTCGTCACCATGACGGCTTCGGCCATAGCTGCCGACATCACCGGCGCTGGTTCGAGCTTCATCGCTCCGGTTCTGTCCAAGTGGGCCGAGGGTTACAAGGCTGCAACCAACAACTCCGTCAACTACCAGTCGGTTGGTTCGGGCGCCGGCATCAAGCAGCTCCTCGACAAGACCATCATCTTCGGCGCTTCGGACAAGCCGATGAGCGACGCAGATCTCGAGAAGAACGGCATTGCCCAGTTCCCGATGATCTCCGGCGGCATCGTCGTTTCCTATAACGTCGAAGGCGTAAAGCCGGGCGAACTCATTCTCGACGGCACGACGCTCGCCGACATCTTCCTCGGCAAGATTGCCAAGTGGGACGATGCTGCGATCAAGGCTCTCAACCCCAACGTAAAGCTGCCTTCCACGGCGATCTCCGTCGTTTACCGCGCTGACAGCTCTGGCACGACCTTCAACTTCACCGACTACCTCTCGAAGGTTTCACCGGATTGGAAGTCGAAAGTTGGTTCCAACACGGCTGTTGAATGGCCGGTCGGCTTCGGCGCCAAGGGTTCGGAAGGCGTTTCCACAACCGTCAACCAGACGGCTGGTTCGATCTCCTACGTTGAATACTCGTATGTCGTCGCCAACCACATCGGTTTCGCGAAGATGAAGAATTCCGCCGGCAAGGTTATCGAGCCTAGCCTGGAAACCTTCAAGGCTGCTGCTTCGAACGCCGATTGGGCACATGCCAAGAACTTCAACCTGATCCTCACAAACCAGCCGGGTGAAAACAGCTGGCCGATTGCAGCGTCTACCTGGGTCATGCTTTACAAGAAGCCTGCCGATCCTGCTGCAAACGCAGAAGCCCTGAAGTTCTTCAAGTGGGCCTACGAGAAGGGCCAGAAGTCGGCGACCGACATGTCCTACCTTGCTGTTCCGGAATCGGTTGCCAAGGTCGTGGAAGAGTCCTGGAAGAAAGACTTCGGCACCAAGTAA
- a CDS encoding cupin domain-containing protein, translated as MTNAILFDATAIAPEFGVPAADRVLSGNPQFRTWSLDEAEGGIYAGIWEATPGSWRIVYEEWEYFSILSGYSIVTEDGGEAHHLRAGDRMVLKPGFSGSWEVIETTRKDYVVRL; from the coding sequence ATGACCAATGCCATCCTTTTCGACGCTACAGCCATCGCTCCTGAATTCGGCGTGCCTGCTGCCGATCGCGTGCTTTCCGGCAACCCCCAGTTTCGGACATGGAGCCTCGACGAGGCCGAGGGTGGCATTTACGCCGGCATATGGGAGGCGACTCCCGGATCGTGGCGCATCGTCTATGAGGAGTGGGAATACTTTTCCATTCTGTCGGGATACTCCATCGTGACAGAGGATGGCGGCGAGGCGCATCATCTTCGCGCAGGCGACCGCATGGTCTTGAAACCCGGCTTCAGCGGAAGCTGGGAAGTGATTGAAACGACTCGCAAGGATTATGTCGTGCGGCTTTAG
- the pstC gene encoding phosphate ABC transporter permease subunit PstC, translating to MADATQTAGFQTMETSAVTRKFRTQDRIFYFMTLSSASFVVLLLLAILTVLVVDALPTFQAFGFSFLWGTRWSAPLEIYGAVPALVGTLVSSLIAMLIAVPLGIGIAIFLTELCPGSLRRPISTAIELLAGVPSIIYGIVGLFMIVPLMQTYVLPFLMNTVGQVPLIGSLFQPPAPGVGLLTASLVLAIMILPFITAIARDVFTTVPPMLRESAYGMGMSTWEVARNILIPYTRRGLVGGIMLGLGRALGETMAVTFVVGSVSRLQSSIISPSTTISAQIANNFGDADGLQFSSLMALGLLLFVLSFCVLAVARWMIGRVDSF from the coding sequence ATGGCTGATGCGACTCAGACGGCTGGATTCCAGACCATGGAAACCTCCGCCGTCACCAGAAAATTCCGGACGCAGGATCGGATTTTCTATTTCATGACGCTCAGCTCGGCTTCTTTTGTCGTGCTTCTGCTGCTGGCAATCCTGACTGTTCTGGTCGTGGATGCCTTGCCAACATTCCAGGCCTTCGGTTTCTCGTTCCTCTGGGGCACAAGGTGGAGCGCTCCCCTGGAGATTTACGGAGCGGTGCCCGCCCTGGTCGGCACGCTGGTGAGTTCGCTCATCGCGATGCTGATTGCAGTTCCGCTGGGCATTGGTATCGCCATCTTCCTGACCGAGCTTTGCCCCGGCAGCCTGCGGCGCCCGATCAGCACCGCCATTGAGCTCTTGGCCGGCGTTCCCTCGATCATCTACGGCATCGTCGGTCTGTTCATGATCGTGCCGCTGATGCAGACTTATGTCCTCCCATTCCTCATGAACACCGTTGGCCAGGTGCCGCTGATCGGGTCGCTCTTCCAGCCACCTGCACCGGGCGTCGGCCTTTTGACGGCAAGCCTCGTGCTGGCCATCATGATCCTGCCGTTCATCACGGCGATTGCCCGCGACGTCTTCACCACCGTGCCGCCGATGCTGCGTGAATCCGCGTACGGCATGGGCATGAGCACCTGGGAAGTGGCGCGCAACATCCTGATACCCTACACACGCCGCGGTCTCGTCGGCGGCATCATGCTCGGCCTTGGGCGTGCGCTCGGCGAAACCATGGCCGTCACCTTCGTTGTCGGCTCCGTCAGCCGCCTGCAGTCGTCGATCATCTCGCCGTCGACCACCATTTCCGCCCAGATCGCCAATAATTTCGGCGACGCCGACGGTCTGCAATTTTCGAGCCTGATGGCACTCGGCCTGCTCCTGTTCGTCCTTTCCTTCTGCGTGCTTGCAGTGG